In Manduca sexta isolate Smith_Timp_Sample1 unplaced genomic scaffold, JHU_Msex_v1.0 HiC_scaffold_3720, whole genome shotgun sequence, the DNA window TAACATTTACAGGGCCTCCAAGTCGAAAGCAAAATGAAGTAAATTACCTGGATTTATAACATATCTTCCGACATCACATTTAGCAACAAAATGTCCATCGACAATCTGCTTCTCGTGTATCTTGTATAAGTAGTACAGGAAATGTATATTCTCCATCCTGGACACCGGATGGTGGTTCAGAATAGGAAGAGTCTCCCATGGGAATGTGTCTAGTAGCTggaaaatagtaaaaaagttGAATTAACTTTACTTATTATAGTAATCTTAATGCTAGCTTATATGAATTACATATAACACACACACCCTTTATACctgaaagggtaggtagaggcgcaattaatattcatttttttcgCCATATGTTTTCTGTACGATGATGTAATAGGGAGCGAcgaatctatcgccatattgagcTTTAATTCTATTCTATTGTTAAGGCTGATACTGAGGAGGAAAACCAGTAAATTTGCgtgacacgggattcgaaccgagGAGCTCAGAGCGCAAAACGTACCACACATGCAATATAACTACACCAAGGTACTctgatgaataaaataaaaatcacagttTTATTGTAGAGTATTGTTGATTGTCTTTTTTATGATATGTTGTTATTCTTTATCTACTATAATGTTGGGTATAACAAGTAAATATTGGATTTATAGAGATGATTATTTTGATAATGACAATATTTGCAATATGATGATAACaactttatgaattataataattacaatgttgattattttgaaaatatcaatGAATGAAATGACAGAATGATTTCAATAATGTATTTAGTTGCTTTTCTGAAAAGACCTaaactgttaaaataataaatgagaagcaataaaacaaaccgTATTATGCAGTGGTAAGTCTTATATTCTGTTTTCTATGGTTGAGTTCTAgcgtattacaataataaacttaCCTCATCAACAATCAGTATCACTGGATGTCGTTTAGCTTTTTTCAAAGCAGACAACTCATCACCATCCTTCACAAGATTGGCGGTTGCAGAAAGCCTTGATTCCATCAAACAATGTAAAGTTGTGTATACTCTCAAAACATTTAGACAGACATTTCAAACACAACTCATTCGTGAATTTAAACTCTTTGGTACAATTTTCGCAGCATTTCAATACTTTACGGATATCTTCAGTGTTGCCGTGTTCTGTGAGTATTCTCCTGATGCAGGACTTGATTTGTTGAGAGGATAAGGTCGGGCAACTCTCAATGAGATTGCATAGAaggaatttttgttttttcgttaGTTTGATGAAGCTGAAATTACGATAGTGAGGTATGGAAAGTAATGATTTAATACTTGACTCTTTATAGCTGAAATATCtctaagtaaattaataaacgaaaaagtgtgaaaataattgaaatatgaacaaatattttatatccactgaTCAGTCATGcttattgcttttaatatattttttatatatgcgagaaattctaatatatacataatatataagacTAGCTTtagcccgcggctccgcccgcgttataaagtttttcaggctaaagttttccgttataaaagtagtagtttcccgggagcctatgttcttcccgaacttttaagaggaacaatcccgtcttacttcattgttgcataactttaaccgtttacgcagcgcacgcaacggaagctctcaaaactaataaattgtcccgtttttcaacatgtttcattactgctccgctcctattggtcatagcgtgatatatagcctatagcactccacaaataaagggctatccaacacaaaacgattttttcagttcaaactggtagttcctgagattagccattactgctccgctcctattggtcatagcgtgataatatataacttagagcactccacaaacaaagggctattcaacaaaaataatttttcagtttggaccggtagttcctgagatagccattactgctccgctcctattgggtatagcgtgatgatatatagcctatagcattccacgaacaaaaggatatccaacgcaaaaatattttttcagtttggaccggtagttcctgagattagccattactgctccgctcctattgggtatagcgtgatgatatatagcctatagcactccacgaacaaagggctatccaacgcaaaagaatttttcagtttggaccggtagttcctgagattagcgcgttcgaacaaacaaacaaacaaacaaactcttcagctttatataatagtatagatttatttcatttcCATGACCAGTATCGATTTCTATGAAAATCTTAATTACCTCAGTCTACACCATAACTTACTggatatgtatattttactgatataataaaataatttattgaataatataatcataaatgcgttattataatacaaattatgtaaattaattgcCCGTGACttactttttcaaataattctatgtgataattagtttaattgcattattcatttttgtatttgtaaactTAAATATACCATTTGGTAGCTATAATCTGGTATGAGTATTCAGATACTGTTTATTATGTGCCCAGGAATgtgtatttaatacataaaatagcAAATAAAGGTCTAAATATTGTAACCAGAACAATTATTGGGCATTACTTATCTTGGTTTTAGACGGGAATAAGGATTTGTATTGAGAAGTATTGTAATGCAGAGAAAcacattttgtaattcaaagttctggctgatattgttataatatatagctGTTGTAATGCTTATCATTTATCctttttatcacaaatagtgCATGTTGTGACTGTCTTAAGAAGGTGTTActcttatattgtataatattgttttttctttatttagtgtaagcaacattgtaacaactactgcctgtcctaaataaataaataaatctgtgaAACAACATGCTAGTCTCGACatgtagttatataaaaaaatcacatttttaaATCTCCTTACCCCCAATCAGTGATGGTATTGTCCACCAACTGTATGACCTTCTGTTTCAAATCCTTATCCACGAGTTTTCCTGTGAGCAGGCTGCCCCAACCACCGAGCCACTCTTTATCCATCACATTTATTACACTCTGTAATTAAATGGATTTTGGTAGAAATTTTAACAGCAGAAGGCAATAGATCAAGTGGGCTATATGATGATAATTTATTAGCACTGTCTGTAAATGCTTGATACTAGAGAAGTAAATAGGCATGAATAAAACTATGATAGGTTTTAACAAACCCATTATAAATCATtgttactttgttttaattaagaaGTTTCCATATATTTTACAGATTGAAAATACTTCAGTTCTGAGAAGTTAAACCCACCTTCATCCTCAAATCAATGTCTTCCCTTTTGTTCCAGTAATTCTGCACCAATCTCTTGTTATTAAGAAATTGCGCATTGTCTATGGTTTTATAATTCTCGCCCAATAATGAATACAATTCTTTGAACAGTGGGTCTTCACCTTctgtaatgttaataaaaataagatatagtGCGCCCTATAGTAGGAAAGTCTGAAATAGTACATGAGCCAAACATGATAATCATTCATAAAATTCaagttttgttttcattgatcatccaataaacaaaaattatatatttattagagtGTCATAGGGatcattttatatgtttgtgGGAAGGTAATGAATAAACAAtggtaatgataaaaaaaacctatctGATCTGTCTTTTCAGACAACTTCCCCAATTATTGATCTCATTAACTAATTGAAAACTTAATTGAACTAAGCATCAAACCCAAGGCTTGCTGGTATAAAGCTTACCTTTATGGACATTGGCCGGTATGTTCACTGTGATTGGAGGTAGACCACAATCCTCCAGGTAATCATTAGTGAACAGGCTCAAATATATTGAGCTTATTTCCGTTCTGTACTCTTCTAGTGGTTTAAGATTTTCATTTGGGTTGTATGGTGCTGTCAATTGTATGACTGTCCATTCTggaacaaactttttttttatctatctttatTGAAGCAGAGAAGGGAATGATTTTATCATTCTATATACATGTGtagttgtatgtattttttatattttgtgattatATTGGTACATTTTCAATACAGCCATGCGAGAGTTTTCATGGCAAAATATAGTGGGCTGTGGAAAGAGTTTGATCCGTGATAAATGTTTACATgattcatacatatttgttaaagttggacttatattttttaatcaacatattatgaatattttcatgTGGCTAGCATAATATAACTATAGCATAatgtgagaaaaaaataataaaaaactcatCACCTTTAGGAATCTCACTGAGTATTTTCTGAAAGTTGTCAACATTATTCACTGAACCAAAATTGAGATATCTCCTGTGGAGAGGTGGCTCttcatttatttcaaatgtaCTCAAAATGTCTGTTATATCATCAGTGTCATTTgagaaaaaatccaataataatTTCTCCTCAGTTTTAGatctaaaacaattatttatgccttattatcattttgatatatttttaagtgtttgaatataaattaactactcACATTGGATTGGCATCAATTAAATCTTTCACAGGTTTTATGAAACTGGTAATTTTTCGTAGTTTGTCTTCTGAAAggatataaataagtttattaagaCCTGCACCAAACTGACTATACTGCATAATAggaaaagtgtgtaaaataattaGCTAAATCATAAAGGAAGCACAGTTCAACAAAATGATTTCAAATACGCATTTCACTATAGCCATGTTGTCGCTAAAACTTGAATAATAcaagaattataaaaacaattggaCTCTCATTACTCAAACTTCTAACTTTTTAAAttgacatatatattttatatataatgatCACAGACGCCAGGCTCTCCTCCGCCAATAACTTTCTACTACTCTGAAAGTGGAATATTTAGCATCACATTTATGGTAAACTTATTAAtccgatattaaaaaaaaaaacgcgtattttttttatttatattcatcgACACATATTGGGA includes these proteins:
- the LOC119193190 gene encoding LOW QUALITY PROTEIN: separin-like (The sequence of the model RefSeq protein was modified relative to this genomic sequence to represent the inferred CDS: inserted 2 bases in 1 codon), coding for MEDFDVFTDEIKFTKPLYKNILHKYAYDIPATPNGPNYQSKNNLFSFQIGPDYLEYILFTIRIFILKLRFYITSRTFLYSQFGAGLNKLIYILSEDKLRKITSFIKPVKDLIDANPISKTEEKLLLDFFSNDTDDITDILSTFEINEEPPLHRRYLNFGSVNNVDNFQKILSEIPKEWTVIQLTAPYNPNENLKPLEEYRTEISSIYLSLFTNDYLEDCGLPPITVNIPANVHKEGEDPLFKELYSLLGENYKTIDNAQFLNNKRLVQNYWNKREDIDLRMKSVINVMDKEWLGGWGSLLTGKLVDKDLKQKVIQLVDNTITDWGFIKLTKKQKFLLCNLIESCPTLSSQQIKSCIRRILTEHGNTEDIRKVLKCCENCTKEFKFTNELCLKCLSKCFESIHNFTLFDGIKAFXATANLVKDGDELSALKKAKRHPVILIVDELLDTFPWETLPILNHHPVSRMENIHFLYYLYKIHEKQIVDGHFVAKCDVGRYVINPEKNLDRMEKRMRSFVEYWCKSWSGHIGETPLPEDFLTHLTEADVFLYCGHGDGCQFGNGGARGVGVEARRARAVALLAGCGSARLAPARARAPPAAAHHHLHIAHCPMVVGMLWEVTDLEVDKVISTLMSLYVPSDAPVPWPSVGKAKWSQGVLDTSPTEQKTQFNP